From Theropithecus gelada isolate Dixy chromosome 5, Tgel_1.0, whole genome shotgun sequence:
accaatttactgtattagtctgttttcatgctgctatgaaaaaatacctgagactgggtaatttatttttattttatttatttatttatttatttatttatttatttatttatttattttgagacacaatttcactctgttgcctaggctggagtgcagtggtgtgatctcagctcactgcaacctctgcctcccaggttcaagcgattcttgtgcctcagcctccctagtagctgggattacaggtgcgcaccaccacacctggctaatttttgtattattagtagagatggggtttcaccatgttggccaatctggtcttgaatgcctgacctcaagtgatccacccacctcggcctcccaaagtgctggaattacaggcatgagccactgggccatCCAGAGTCTGGGCAATGtataaaaggaagaggtttaattgactcacagttctacagggctggagaggcctcaggaaacttacaatcatggcggaaggggaagcaaacatgtccttcttcacatggtgtcaggaagaagtgccgagcaaagtGGGATGggaaagccctttataaaaccatcagatgtcatgagaacttactatcacaagaaaagcatgAGGGTaatcgcccccatgattcaattgcctcccaccaggtcccttccatgacacatggagattatgggaactacaattcaagatgagatttgggtagggacgtagccaaaccatatcactgctcTACTGTTCTCTGTCAGCCTACAGGAGGAAAAGCAAGGCTGACAGAAGGATGCTCCTTCAGGAGGAGGCAGCACTAAAAGCACTTTGAATCAAGATCAATGGGAAACCACCCcaataaacacattttagatgttttagaaaaagaaagaaatacacaaacaaatagaaaataacaattgttggcaagaatgtgaagaaattggaactcttgtgcactgttggtggaatgtaaaatggtgtagctactgtggagaacagtacggtggttcctcaaaacactaaacacagaattaccatacaaTCCCACAgtttcacttctaggtatatacccaaaagaactgaaagcaggggcTCTGACAGATGTTTATACACCCATATACATAACAAcgttattcacaacagccaaaagtaGAAGCGACCCTAATCTTCATcaactgttgaatgaatgaacaaaatgtggtatacacagaGAATAGAAGATTATGCAGCCTCAAAAGGGATGAAAATTCTGactgcaacatgaatgaaccttgaaaacattatgctgagagaaataaggacaaatactatatgattccactcatattaGGTACTGAGGATAGTtaaattcatagacacagaaagtagaatggttgcCATTGGGGAGAGGGTGAAGAGTTGTTTAATGAGCAAGAAGTTTCAGTTTGGAAGATGAAAgaagttctagagatggatggtagtgatggttgcacaacaatgaatatacttaatgccataaaacagtacacttaaaaatgatttgagcctttaatcccagcactttgggaggccgaggcaggcagatcacctgaggtcggaagttcaagaccagcctgaccaacatgcagaaacaccgtgtctactaaaaatacaaaattagccgggtgcggtggtgtgtgcctgtaatcctagctacttgggaggctgaggcaggagaatcacttgaactggggaggtggaggttgtggtgagccaagatcacgctattgcactccagctggggcaacaagagtgaaacactgtctcaaaaaaaaaaaaaatgatttgaatgctacatttttatattatgaatattttaccaCAGTAGAATAAAGTAAAACAACTCTACCCTCAGGTATTTGCATGCCTCCTACTTATTCTTCAGTTTTCTGCTTAAATAGCATGTCCTCAGGGAAGCTCTCCTATTGCTCTATGTAATTTCCTTGTAGAACATATCACTATCTGAAATTACCTTTTTTATACATGCTATCATCTGTCTTCTCCATTAGAACATAAGCTTTGCCAGCATAAGATCTTTGCTTGATTCAAAACTGTACCCTAACACTTCGTTTTTGTCACATAGTAGATATTCAGTGAATACTTGTGGAACAGTGCACTGAAAAAGAAAGGGTTCCACCTGGAGGTTGTATTAGTAAATGTACTCTGTGgcaattttaaatgtacaatactCGAAAGTCAAAATCAAACTGAACATTTAAATTCAAAACAGTATTAGCCGTGATAGTGGAGAAGGCATGAAGAAAAGTGTACACGCACATCTGTGTAAAATATTTCCTGTCATGCACTTTTCACATCACGTCCTGCTCAGGTTCCCAATTCCCAGGACCTCAGCAATTCCCTTATTTCCTTTCCATGTATCGCCCGTTCACTTACCTACAGTCAATGGCTGCTTTGGTGCTACAATGCCAATGTGGAGTGATTGCAAAAAGAATGCATGGCCcacaagcctaaaatattcactatctggccttttacagaaaaagtttaccaaCGAACCCATGACATAGGTAAAGATAACAGACTAGAGATACTGTCTACTCTTCTCTAAGAACTTTCGTGATAGTCATTCAAGTCAATCAAGATATGTTTattgggattggagactattattctaagtaagtcaggaatggaaaaccaaacattatatgttcgtacattctcactcataattaGGGGCGAAGCTATGAGGTTGCAAAGGCATAAGgatgacacagtggactttggggactcgggggaaagggtgggaagggggtaagggataaaagactacaaattgggttcagtgtgtactgctcaggtgatgggtacaccaaaactTCACAAATCACcataaagaacttactcatgtaaccaaatactacctgttccccaaatcttagggaaataaaaaattaattaaaaaacaagagaaatgtttattgagttcctactatGTTTCCAGCACTGTGTTAGTCACTGGAGATAGAATAGTGAATGAAATAGAAATCCCTGCTGTTACGAAGCTCACTTTCTAGAGGGAGGAggacaaataataaacaataaacaaataaataatgtatgttaGACGGTGAGAGGATTACAGAGAGATGCATAGTAAGGAGTAATCAGGAAGGCAAAGAAAGGTTTTGCAATTTTAAACACAGTAATTGGAGTAGGCCTTGTTAAGAGGTTGACATTTGAGCAAGTATTTGAAGAAAGACTGAGAGGGAATGAGGAGACCATCTGGGAGGAAAGTATTTCAGGTAGAGGGAACGGAGGCAGGAACATGTCTAGCGTTCTAGAGAAACACCTGGGAAACCAGTGTGGATAGCAGAAACATTCCACCTGGGTTCTCACACtcatgtgttcctttttttttttttaaaggattttaaaaatatatctattttgaaaatattttgaaagtaattaAGATCACTGAttgggaaggaaagaaatcaaCACAATGAAATTTAGGAAGAGAAATGCAAGAGCAGCTGCTGAATCCCGCCCCTCCCACTCCGAGGGCACAGCCCAAAGATGAAGCTTATTTTAGGATCACAAGTGCATGCTCTGGTCCATGGAGGATCACTTTAATTATCAGTCTTCTGGCTGAAGGGTCCTGTCCGAAGTCAGGATCAGAAATAGCTCAGCTCGTCGTGCTTGGCTTTGTTGGTCTGGTAGTTAGACAAGGTCAAGGGCTTGTTTTCGTGAGGGAGAGATTTGAACACTCGCAGGTGTACGAAGTTCTCGTCTCCAACATGCACCTTGATGAAGTAGTTTGTTCCCGCCACCACTTGGCTCTTGAACCACACGGCCTTAAATACAGGgaacttcttgttttctttctcttcaagcTGGGACCTCACCTGGTCGGCGATGTACTGGGTCTTGGCGGTGGCCGGCTGCACGGCGGAGGGCGCTCCGCACATCGACGGAGGGAACTTGGCGAGGGGACTCggcctttttttaacttttagaaacgtagtcttactctgtcactcagtctggagtgcagtggtgtgatcatagctcactgcagcctcaaacacctggactcacgcaatccttccacctcaatctcctaagtagttgggactaccgGAAGGTGCTACTGTGCActgctaatattgtatttttagagtCTGAGTCTATGctgcccaaggtggtcttgaactactggcttCAAGAGaccctgctgcctcagcttcccagagtgctaggattacaggtgtgagccaccaggcttaGTCCCATGCATACacgcattcttttttttttttttttttttttttttaaggcggggtctcactctgttgcccaggctggagtactgtggtgtgatcttggctcactgcaacctccacctaccgggttcaagcaattctcccacctcagcctcccgagtagctgggactataggcatgcaccaccacacccggctaatttttgtaattttagtagagacaggttttcaccatgttagccaggcttgtcttgaactcctgacctcaagtgatctgcccgccttggcctcacaaagtgctgagattacagacatgagccaccatgcctggcctccgtGCAATCTTGTTATGGGCAAATATTGACTGCTGGTTTAAGGTATCTTCCCCTTCCTGTAGGACAACATCCCAACTTTGCAGGGTATCCCCGCTCACACTACAATTGAGCCTTAGACCAATTCACTGTTCTATCAAGCCAGCTGCTCTGTAAGATCTAGGTATATACTGAATTTTGAGAATATGAGACCGCTTTTACCATAATATATGCCCTTGATCACAGACAATATTATATGCAATATTAAAGCAACAGATAAGGCATTCTGTAGCTTCATAATAGTGGTATTAGTAGAAGCTCTGCAGGCAgggaataaaatgtaaaattaaaaaaaaatttttttttttgagacagagtcttgcactgtcacccaggctagagtgcagtggcatgatcttggctcactgcaacctccacctcccgggttcaagtgattctcctgcctcagcctccccagtagctgggattacatgtgacCACCGccacgtccagctgatttttgtatttttagtagagaggggagtttcaccatgttggccaggcttgtcttgaactcctgacctcaggtgatccgccctcctcggcctcccaaagtgctgaaattacaggtgtgaaccacggcGCTCGGCCACAGTGCAAAATTTTATCCAGAACATGTAGCTATTCCTGAGAAGATAAAGGGCTGTTCCTTTTATGTTGGGAAGAGTTCACACAATCAGCTAATACTAGGTGGCCATCTGGTAACCCCGGACAATAGTGCCTTATCAGTGG
This genomic window contains:
- the LOC112624915 gene encoding cystatin-B-like, with protein sequence MCGAPSAVQPATAKTQYIADQVRSQLEEKENKKFPVFKAVWFKSQVVAGTNYFIKVHVGDENFVHLRVFKSLPHENKPLTLSNYQTNKAKHDELSYF